The Hypanus sabinus isolate sHypSab1 unplaced genomic scaffold, sHypSab1.hap1 scaffold_488, whole genome shotgun sequence genome includes a region encoding these proteins:
- the LOC132389167 gene encoding gastrula zinc finger protein XlCGF26.1-like, with amino-acid sequence MAHQCGHTGEKPFTCSVCGKGFTQSSTLLVHQRGHTGEKPFTCSVCGKGFIQSSYLQRHQRVHTGEKPFTCSVCGKGFTQLANLQNHLRIHTGEKPFTCTVCGKGFTQSANLQNHLRVHTGEKPFTCSVCGKGFTELSNLLSHQRVHTEEKPFTCSVCGKGFIQLVNLQNHLRVHTGEKPFTCSVCGKGFIQSSNLQRHQRVHTGEKPFTCSECGKRFTESSTLLVHQRVHTGERPFTCSVCGKRFTNFSSLQRHQRVHTGERPFTCSVCGKRFTESSTLLDHQRVHTGERPFTCSVCGKGFIKSANLRNHLRVHTGERPFTCAVCEKGFTVSSTLQRHQRVHTVEKPFTCSECGMGFTQLANLQRHQQVHTGERQFTCSECGRRFADSSTLQSHQRVHTGERPFTCSVCGKRFTHLSSRQRHQRVHTGEKPFTC; translated from the coding sequence ATGGCACACCAGtgtggtcacactggggagaagccattcacctgctcagtctgtgggaaaggatttacacagtcatctaccctactggtacaccagcgaggtcacactggggagaagccgttcacctgctcagtctgcgggaagggattcattcagtcatcctacctacagagacatcagcgagttcacactggggagaagcctttcacctgctcagtctgtgggaagggattcactcagttagctaacctacagaatcacctgcgaattcacactggggagaagccgttcacctgcacagtctgtgggaagggattcactcagtcagctaacctacagaatcacctgcgagttcacactggggagaagccgttcacctgctcagtctgtgggaagggattcactgagttatctaacctgctgagtcaccagcgagttcacactgaggagaagccattcacctgctcagtctgtgggaagggattcattcagttagttaacctacagaatcacctgcgagttcacactggggagaagccgttcacctgctcagtctgtgggaagggattcattcagtcatccaacctacagagacatcagcgagttcacactggggagaagccattcacctgctcagaatgtgggaagagattcactgagtcatccaccctgctggtacatcagcgagttcacactggggagaggccgttcacctgctcagtctgtgggaagagattcactaatttttccagcctacagagacatcagcgagttcacactggggagaggccgttcacctgctcagtctgtgggaagagattcactgaatcatccaccctactggatcatcagcgagttcacactggggagaggccattcacctgctcagtctgtgggaagggattcattaagTCAGCTAACCTACGGaatcacctgcgagttcacactggggagaggccattcacctgcgcagtctgtgagaaaggattcactgtgtcatccaccctacagagacatcagcgagttcacactgtggagaagccgttcacctgctcagaatgtgggatgggattcactcagttagctaacctacagagacatcagcaagttcacacaggggagaggcaattcacctgctcagaatgtggaaggagattcgctGACTCTTCTaccctgcagagtcatcagcgagttcacactggggagaggccattcacctgctcagtctgtgggaagagattcactcatttatccagccgacagagacatcagcgagttcacactggggagaagccattcacctgctga